One Natrinema halophilum genomic window carries:
- a CDS encoding DoxX family protein: MSSVRLENDQSTQRRILKWSRIALRLALVALIAKPALSKFVTYGTSVSFFDAIGMPIPSLTVIVAGLVEGVAIVLLLVGTRERIAILSLIPVMVVAVLYAGPSWKNIAVLVCCGAFLAEDIWMLAAPLWTADRSVE; the protein is encoded by the coding sequence ATGTCGAGCGTCCGCCTCGAGAACGACCAGTCGACTCAACGGCGAATCCTGAAGTGGTCCCGTATCGCCCTCCGCCTCGCTCTCGTCGCACTTATCGCGAAGCCGGCACTGAGCAAGTTCGTCACCTACGGAACGTCGGTGTCTTTCTTCGACGCGATTGGAATGCCGATTCCCAGCCTGACCGTCATCGTCGCGGGACTCGTCGAAGGAGTGGCAATCGTATTGCTGCTCGTCGGGACCCGCGAACGGATTGCGATTCTGTCGCTGATACCTGTGATGGTAGTCGCGGTCCTCTACGCCGGACCGAGCTGGAAGAATATCGCCGTTCTCGTCTGCTGCGGGGCGTTCCTCGCGGAAGACATCTGGATGTTGGCCGCACCACTGTGGACGGCCGATAGGTCGGTCGAATAG
- the hemA gene encoding glutamyl-tRNA reductase → MSTGVVTAARVTHESGSVDQLAAASPESQQAAVTELLTVPGIEEAYVLSTCNRVEAYVVGPDHAIGRAALQEFFAGADDDAVVTTHHDESLRHLLRVAAGLESVILGEDQILGQVRTAYEDARDADGIGSMLEAAVTKAIHVGERARTETAINDGVVSLGSAATRRAGEELDLEGATALVVGAGEMGQLAARNLESAGVGELVVANRTVAHAEYIVDDVDDETDASVAPLENLDTVAARADIVVTATASEEPILEPRHLEEAEAGATDTEQVIVDLGQPRDVAPTTDALPAVRVFDLDDLESVTVETREQRADAAREVEAMIEREFTLLAEQYKRARADEAIAAMYESAERIKDREVETALSRLDGDGASEAQREVVEAMADSLVNKLLAPPTKSLREAAAEDDWSTIHTALQLFDPEFGANDGPIAPSSIATVTNGNPGISATDDD, encoded by the coding sequence ATATCGACCGGGGTCGTCACCGCAGCGCGAGTTACCCACGAGAGTGGCAGCGTCGATCAGCTCGCCGCTGCCAGTCCCGAGAGTCAGCAGGCCGCTGTAACGGAGTTGCTGACCGTTCCAGGAATCGAGGAAGCGTACGTCCTCTCGACGTGTAACCGGGTCGAAGCGTACGTCGTCGGCCCGGACCACGCCATCGGCCGGGCCGCTCTTCAGGAATTCTTTGCCGGGGCCGACGACGACGCCGTCGTCACGACACACCACGACGAAAGCCTCAGGCACCTGCTTCGAGTCGCCGCCGGCCTCGAATCAGTGATCCTCGGCGAGGATCAGATCCTCGGCCAGGTCCGAACCGCCTACGAAGACGCCCGCGACGCCGATGGCATCGGTTCGATGCTCGAAGCCGCAGTCACGAAAGCGATACACGTCGGGGAGCGCGCTCGCACCGAGACCGCGATCAACGACGGAGTCGTATCGCTGGGATCGGCGGCAACGCGACGCGCCGGAGAGGAACTCGACCTCGAAGGGGCGACTGCGCTCGTCGTCGGCGCCGGCGAGATGGGGCAACTCGCAGCACGCAATCTCGAGTCCGCTGGCGTCGGCGAACTCGTCGTTGCCAATCGAACCGTCGCCCACGCCGAATACATCGTCGACGACGTCGACGACGAGACCGACGCCAGCGTCGCACCGCTCGAGAACCTCGATACGGTTGCCGCTCGCGCGGACATCGTCGTTACCGCGACCGCGAGCGAGGAACCGATACTCGAACCGCGCCATCTCGAGGAGGCAGAGGCGGGAGCAACCGATACCGAACAGGTAATCGTCGATCTCGGTCAGCCGCGCGACGTCGCGCCGACGACGGATGCGTTACCCGCGGTTCGGGTCTTCGATCTGGACGATCTCGAGTCGGTTACTGTAGAAACCCGTGAGCAACGGGCCGACGCCGCTCGTGAGGTCGAAGCGATGATCGAACGCGAATTTACGCTTCTGGCGGAACAATACAAACGCGCTCGCGCCGACGAGGCGATCGCCGCGATGTACGAATCAGCAGAACGTATCAAAGACCGAGAAGTCGAGACGGCCCTTTCGCGACTCGACGGCGACGGGGCCTCCGAAGCACAGCGCGAGGTCGTCGAAGCGATGGCCGACTCGCTCGTGAATAAACTACTCGCCCCGCCGACCAAAAGCCTGCGTGAAGCGGCGGCTGAAGACGACTGGAGCACCATCCACACCGCTCTCCAGTTGTTCGATCCGGAGTTCGGTGCGAACGACGGGCCGATCGCACCGTCGTCGATCGCCACCGTGACGAACGGCAATCCGGGCATCAGTGCCACGGACGACGATTGA
- a CDS encoding DUF7124 domain-containing protein, protein MNGESDMTLAFELEALTELASPERVFEDARGWTEYIGVVSEKPTYVVTNFTRKNRIRQDFFSGPRGKEESLEGVKDQFDTERYVYIGASDEDEELAETVGWEYLAVEDASEAADWILATHAEDEDEDAEPVRDDWP, encoded by the coding sequence ATGAACGGCGAAAGCGACATGACCCTGGCATTTGAGCTCGAGGCGCTAACGGAACTCGCCTCGCCCGAGCGCGTATTCGAGGATGCCAGAGGCTGGACCGAGTACATCGGCGTCGTCTCCGAGAAGCCGACCTACGTCGTAACGAACTTCACGCGGAAGAACAGAATCCGTCAGGATTTCTTCTCCGGTCCACGCGGAAAAGAAGAGAGCCTCGAGGGCGTCAAAGATCAGTTCGACACCGAACGCTACGTCTACATCGGGGCCAGCGACGAAGACGAGGAGTTGGCCGAAACGGTCGGCTGGGAGTATCTCGCCGTCGAGGACGCGTCCGAAGCGGCCGACTGGATTCTGGCGACCCACGCCGAAGACGAAGACGAAGACGCGGAACCGGTCCGCGACGACTGGCCCTGA
- a CDS encoding RNA-guided endonuclease TnpB family protein — protein MELRGNEDDGRQLKGVIRNTSYTVEWGDRSRLEILVGSELKDRYDHTGRLRLEIAGDPTWPDYEKQGRLDLWDDETDCTFRASQPVTVSDDARATPLAAETAALDIGANNLVACTTTTGEQYLYEGRELFQRFRETTREIARLQSKLEEGQYSSGRIRRLYRKRTRRRDHAQEALCRDLLERLYEEGVDTVYIGGLTDVLDTHWSVETNAKTHNFWSFKKFTERLVCTAEEYGISVEVRSEAWTSQECPQCGGTDRPTRHQDTLTCPCGFEGHADLTASETFLKRHTEQAVRPMARPVSSEIKEFRDVVRNQSISDCKRDLRSRNAENAQRFRARFEGDDHDWSGTPHPHERPKEQRTDPSTVHRDGNVASGES, from the coding sequence CTGGAACTCCGTGGCAACGAGGACGATGGGCGACAACTCAAAGGCGTCATTCGCAACACGTCATACACCGTCGAATGGGGCGACCGCTCCCGACTTGAGATACTGGTTGGGAGTGAGTTGAAAGACCGATACGACCACACCGGGCGTCTCCGCTTGGAGATCGCTGGCGACCCGACTTGGCCCGACTACGAGAAACAGGGCCGGTTGGACCTGTGGGACGACGAGACTGATTGCACGTTCAGGGCTTCGCAACCCGTGACTGTTTCTGACGATGCACGGGCAACTCCACTGGCCGCAGAGACGGCCGCTCTGGACATTGGTGCGAACAATCTCGTCGCCTGTACCACGACGACCGGCGAGCAATACCTGTACGAGGGCCGTGAGTTGTTCCAGCGGTTCCGCGAGACGACGCGAGAAATCGCCCGGTTGCAGTCGAAACTCGAAGAAGGCCAATACAGCAGCGGGCGTATCCGGCGACTGTATCGGAAGCGAACCCGTCGCCGCGACCACGCTCAAGAAGCGTTGTGTCGTGACCTGCTGGAACGACTGTACGAGGAGGGCGTGGACACAGTGTATATCGGTGGCCTGACCGACGTGCTGGACACGCACTGGTCGGTCGAGACCAACGCCAAGACCCACAACTTCTGGTCGTTCAAGAAATTCACCGAGCGACTGGTCTGTACCGCCGAGGAATACGGTATCTCGGTCGAAGTCCGGTCGGAAGCGTGGACCAGCCAAGAGTGCCCGCAGTGTGGCGGCACAGACCGACCGACACGGCATCAGGACACGCTCACCTGTCCGTGTGGGTTTGAGGGGCACGCCGATCTCACAGCGTCAGAAACGTTCCTGAAGCGGCACACAGAACAGGCCGTCAGGCCGATGGCACGGCCCGTGTCCTCGGAAATCAAAGAGTTCCGGGATGTCGTCAGAAATCAGTCGATTTCTGACTGCAAGCGGGATCTTCGATCCCGCAATGCCGAAAACGCGCAGCGTTTTCGAGCACGATTCGAGGGGGACGACCACGACTGGTCGGGGACACCACACCCCCACGAACGTCCCAAAGAACAGCGCACAGACCCGAGTACCGTCCACCGTGACGGGAATGTTGCCTCCGGCGAGTCGTAG
- a CDS encoding Lrp/AsnC family transcriptional regulator, whose product MSTDVDLSERERAVVNAFQGGFPVVERPFEPAADAMCDRGVDIDAHELLETVRTLDERGVLSRFGPLVNAQEIGGAATLVAMHAPEDRFDEIVELVNDHREVAHNYEREHPHLNVWFVVSVADEDRVEGVLAEIEAETGQETHNLPKREEFRVEAKFYVDGPLDGGRDDEEAGIDLTHLGPTVAPTDESALSPAERDLVLEVQDGLPLTETPYGDVADAIGQEPEWVLETITRFERDGKIRRIGVVPNHYALGYTENGMTVWNVPDELVPEVGPDVASLPFVTHCYRRPRHEDVWPYNFFAMTHGRNEAESKRRIEQVRRTMADHWNVTDDDWDTLFSTNILKKTGIRMAERADANTRER is encoded by the coding sequence ATGTCCACGGACGTCGACCTCAGCGAACGCGAGCGGGCGGTCGTCAACGCTTTTCAGGGCGGGTTCCCAGTCGTGGAGCGGCCCTTCGAACCCGCTGCAGACGCAATGTGCGATCGCGGGGTCGACATCGACGCACACGAGTTACTCGAGACCGTTCGAACCCTCGACGAACGAGGCGTCCTCTCGCGGTTCGGCCCCCTAGTCAACGCACAGGAAATCGGCGGTGCAGCGACGCTCGTGGCAATGCACGCGCCCGAAGACCGATTCGACGAGATCGTCGAGCTCGTCAACGATCACCGCGAGGTCGCCCACAACTACGAGCGCGAACACCCGCATCTGAACGTCTGGTTCGTCGTGAGCGTTGCCGACGAAGACCGCGTCGAGGGGGTTCTCGCGGAGATCGAAGCCGAGACGGGGCAGGAAACGCACAACCTACCGAAACGAGAGGAGTTTCGCGTCGAGGCCAAGTTCTACGTCGACGGTCCGCTCGACGGTGGGAGAGACGACGAAGAGGCAGGGATCGATCTCACCCATCTCGGTCCGACGGTCGCGCCGACCGACGAGTCCGCCCTTTCGCCGGCCGAGCGGGACCTCGTCCTCGAGGTGCAGGACGGACTTCCGCTCACCGAAACGCCGTACGGCGACGTGGCCGACGCGATCGGACAGGAACCAGAGTGGGTACTCGAGACGATCACGCGGTTCGAACGCGACGGAAAAATTCGCCGGATCGGCGTCGTCCCGAATCACTACGCGCTCGGCTACACGGAAAACGGGATGACGGTCTGGAACGTTCCGGACGAACTGGTCCCGGAGGTCGGCCCCGATGTCGCTTCGCTGCCGTTCGTCACCCACTGCTACCGGCGACCCCGCCACGAGGACGTCTGGCCGTACAACTTCTTCGCGATGACCCACGGCCGCAACGAGGCGGAGAGCAAACGGCGCATCGAGCAGGTACGACGGACCATGGCCGACCACTGGAACGTAACCGACGACGACTGGGACACCCTGTTTTCGACGAACATTTTGAAGAAAACCGGAATTCGAATGGCAGAGCGAGCTGATGCCAATACCAGAGAGCGATAA
- a CDS encoding undecaprenyl diphosphate synthase family protein has translation MGVYERYLGLRIRRHGADPPDHVALVITERDLLERGAYETLTKFFEWAVEYASQITVYVSVLDAAAVPALRRELETLDAPREVAVRGPEDRTRADAPIQIGIGLGGKHEFTSAVRTLAERVDAGDLEPDEIDDQHVESHLVFQSEPDLVIKTGAERLSDFMIWQSVYSELYFTDVNWRDFRKRDFLRAVREYCNRSRRFGR, from the coding sequence GTGGGAGTTTACGAACGGTATCTCGGGCTCAGGATTCGTCGCCACGGGGCCGATCCGCCCGATCACGTTGCGCTCGTGATCACCGAACGCGACCTGCTGGAACGGGGGGCCTACGAAACGCTCACCAAGTTCTTCGAGTGGGCGGTCGAGTACGCGTCACAGATAACCGTCTACGTGAGCGTCCTCGACGCGGCCGCGGTGCCTGCTCTGCGTCGCGAACTCGAGACGCTCGACGCACCCCGGGAGGTCGCCGTTCGCGGACCCGAAGACAGGACACGGGCCGATGCGCCGATCCAGATCGGAATCGGTCTCGGCGGGAAACACGAGTTTACCAGCGCCGTTCGAACGCTCGCCGAGCGGGTCGACGCCGGTGATCTCGAACCCGACGAAATCGACGATCAACACGTCGAAAGCCACCTCGTGTTCCAATCGGAGCCGGATCTCGTTATCAAGACCGGCGCAGAACGGCTTTCGGATTTCATGATCTGGCAGTCGGTCTACTCGGAACTGTATTTCACGGACGTGAACTGGCGGGATTTCCGGAAACGGGATTTCCTGCGAGCGGTCCGAGAATACTGCAATCGATCGCGTCGGTTCGGCCGATAG
- the dnaG gene encoding DNA primase DnaG: protein MEDTSKYLIHADVTADGVVERSDVVGAIFGQTEGLLGDELDLRDLRQSGKVGRIDVEIASTQGQSHGQVTIATSLDKVETATLAASLETITRVGPCRATLEVRELEDVRAAKRKEVVDRAKELLQTGFDDTIMSSDEILTEVRQHVRVEDITEYEGLPAGPRVTDSDAIIVVEGRADVQTLLKYGIKNAIAVEGTSVPDAVSELTRHRTVTAFLDGDRGGDLILEELSQVGDVDYVAFAPADSSVEDLDHHELFAALRNKVPYETVSELNEPREAVAATDGSTTPAPPVSDAGTASSATIEEGATTSNHHDRASSARTESVFDSSGEAETDSKSQARAKTDRATGNRGQLDSATPESERSEPDRGEENDAEVQAEPADERDPETVYGHASAIIRADTDRVRLIDANGETIDEVDASEAYDALESAETAPATVVLDDILGQRLLDLAADSGVDRIVARSIGQFTKRPTDVRIHAIDDIAQRRPDAD from the coding sequence ATGGAAGACACTTCGAAATACCTCATTCACGCGGACGTGACGGCTGACGGGGTCGTCGAACGGAGCGACGTCGTCGGCGCGATATTCGGCCAGACCGAAGGCCTGCTCGGCGACGAACTCGATCTTCGCGACCTCCGTCAGTCGGGAAAAGTCGGCCGTATCGACGTCGAAATTGCAAGTACACAGGGCCAATCCCATGGTCAGGTAACGATAGCGACCAGCCTCGACAAAGTCGAAACCGCCACTCTCGCCGCATCCCTCGAGACGATCACCCGAGTCGGCCCGTGTCGGGCCACTCTCGAGGTGAGAGAACTCGAGGACGTTCGGGCTGCGAAACGAAAGGAAGTCGTCGACCGCGCGAAGGAACTGCTCCAGACGGGGTTCGACGACACGATCATGTCCTCGGACGAGATCCTCACTGAGGTGCGCCAGCACGTTCGCGTCGAGGACATCACCGAGTACGAGGGGTTGCCCGCCGGTCCCCGCGTCACCGACAGCGACGCCATTATCGTCGTCGAAGGACGGGCCGACGTCCAGACGCTGCTCAAGTATGGCATCAAAAACGCCATCGCAGTCGAAGGAACGAGCGTCCCGGACGCAGTCTCCGAACTCACCCGCCACCGAACCGTGACGGCCTTCCTCGACGGCGACCGCGGCGGCGACCTCATTCTCGAGGAACTGTCGCAGGTTGGCGACGTCGATTACGTTGCGTTCGCCCCTGCCGATAGCTCCGTCGAAGACCTCGATCACCACGAACTGTTCGCCGCCCTCCGAAACAAGGTCCCGTACGAGACCGTCTCCGAATTGAACGAACCCCGCGAAGCGGTCGCCGCGACCGACGGCAGTACCACGCCAGCACCGCCGGTGTCCGACGCCGGAACCGCCTCTTCGGCGACCATCGAGGAGGGAGCGACTACTTCGAACCATCACGACCGCGCATCGTCCGCCCGAACGGAATCAGTGTTCGACTCGAGCGGCGAAGCCGAAACCGATTCCAAGTCGCAGGCGAGAGCCAAAACCGATCGAGCGACCGGAAACCGGGGCCAACTCGATTCAGCGACCCCCGAATCGGAACGATCCGAACCGGATCGCGGCGAGGAAAACGACGCGGAGGTCCAGGCCGAACCGGCCGATGAGCGCGACCCGGAAACCGTCTACGGCCATGCGTCGGCTATCATCCGGGCGGACACCGATCGCGTTCGGCTCATAGACGCAAACGGTGAGACGATCGACGAAGTCGATGCGAGCGAGGCCTACGATGCCCTCGAGTCGGCCGAAACGGCCCCGGCGACGGTCGTCCTCGACGACATCCTCGGCCAGCGCCTGCTCGATCTGGCCGCCGATAGTGGCGTCGACCGGATTGTCGCCCGTTCGATCGGGCAGTTCACCAAGCGGCCGACCGACGTTCGAATCCATGCGATCGACGATATCGCGCAACGGCGACCGGACGCCGACTAA
- a CDS encoding precorrin-2 dehydrogenase/sirohydrochlorin ferrochelatase family protein, whose product MIPLLHDFTDATVLVFGGGPVGARKARRFACEARVIVVSPTFGDRDFGGAELIRALPAPEDAADWLERAAPALAVAATDDAAINEAVADASRERGILVNRADRSGERDAGSVVVPATVRDDPVVVSIATGGTAPALSKHLRQELEETLDGAGEMARVCAGLREELKDRNVPAERRRSVVTDVVNSPDLWTALRTGTSNCPQVIEDVLADELSTGGERP is encoded by the coding sequence ATGATACCACTTCTGCACGATTTCACGGATGCGACGGTACTCGTCTTCGGCGGTGGTCCCGTCGGCGCCCGGAAGGCCCGGCGGTTCGCCTGCGAAGCTCGGGTCATCGTCGTCAGCCCGACGTTCGGCGACCGTGATTTCGGCGGCGCCGAACTGATCCGCGCACTCCCGGCCCCCGAGGACGCTGCCGACTGGCTGGAGCGGGCCGCGCCCGCCCTCGCCGTTGCAGCGACGGATGACGCGGCGATCAACGAGGCGGTCGCCGACGCGAGCCGCGAGCGTGGTATCCTCGTCAACCGTGCGGATCGATCGGGCGAGCGCGACGCCGGTAGCGTCGTCGTTCCCGCTACCGTGCGCGACGATCCCGTCGTCGTCTCGATTGCGACTGGCGGGACTGCGCCCGCACTGAGCAAGCATCTTCGACAGGAACTCGAGGAGACGCTCGACGGGGCCGGCGAGATGGCCCGGGTCTGTGCAGGCCTCCGTGAGGAGCTCAAAGACCGAAACGTGCCGGCCGAACGCCGCCGGTCGGTCGTCACCGACGTCGTCAATTCTCCGGACCTTTGGACAGCTTTACGTACGGGTACTTCCAACTGTCCCCAAGTGATCGAGGACGTGCTCGCCGACGAACTGTCTACTGGGGGTGAACGGCCGTGA
- a CDS encoding DUF5778 family protein, with protein sequence MADATDDDLYQRTRALLEPGDIELNGAIVHTDFDGSEDVKMMQATIDVGDIIAEHSGYDPNDCFVYSGNDDTDFSSNQHQGLTLEDEAFVWECQQLLRQGSFDIVIYYEASADHEAILADVRALGFDVTGVEG encoded by the coding sequence ATGGCAGACGCTACCGACGACGATCTCTACCAGCGGACCAGGGCGCTGCTCGAACCCGGCGACATCGAACTGAATGGGGCGATCGTTCACACCGATTTCGACGGCAGCGAGGACGTCAAGATGATGCAGGCGACGATCGACGTCGGCGACATCATCGCCGAACATTCGGGATACGATCCGAACGACTGCTTCGTTTACTCGGGCAACGACGATACGGATTTCTCCTCGAATCAGCATCAAGGTCTGACTCTCGAGGACGAAGCATTCGTCTGGGAATGCCAGCAGTTACTGCGTCAGGGTAGTTTCGACATCGTCATCTACTACGAAGCGAGCGCAGATCACGAAGCGATCCTCGCGGACGTTCGTGCCCTCGGATTCGACGTAACGGGCGTCGAAGGCTGA
- the uppS gene encoding polyprenyl diphosphate synthase, whose translation MKRWLRQRVDAAYERLLSREISGAPTHVAVIQDGNRRYARKHGGTAHEGHRAGAETTEQILEWCHDIGVEELTLYAFSTENFERPDEENEALFDLLCEKLRKFAEAERVHDNEVRIRALGDVEQLPDRVREAVAFAEEQTRDYDRFVLNIALAYGGRAQLLEAVRGVADSVDDGDLEPDEIDVEDIEDRLYDRPVRDVDLIIRTGGDERTSNFLPWHANGNEAAVFFCTPYWPEFSKADFLRGIRTYEHREESWRRTRARRALALLGAISEPELVEAHSIVDRFRDSLPSAERPDSRDVEANDSSGRAAD comes from the coding sequence ATGAAGCGGTGGCTCCGTCAGCGCGTCGATGCGGCCTACGAGCGGCTGCTCTCGCGAGAAATTTCCGGCGCGCCGACCCACGTCGCGGTGATTCAGGACGGTAACCGACGGTATGCCCGAAAGCATGGTGGTACCGCCCACGAGGGCCACCGTGCCGGTGCCGAAACGACCGAACAAATACTCGAGTGGTGCCACGATATCGGCGTCGAGGAACTCACCCTGTATGCGTTCTCGACTGAGAACTTCGAGCGGCCCGACGAAGAAAACGAGGCACTGTTCGATTTGCTCTGTGAGAAGCTTCGAAAGTTCGCAGAGGCTGAACGCGTCCACGATAACGAAGTCCGTATTCGGGCCCTCGGCGACGTCGAACAACTCCCGGACCGAGTTCGGGAAGCCGTCGCCTTCGCCGAGGAGCAAACCCGAGACTACGACCGGTTCGTCCTCAACATCGCACTGGCCTACGGCGGTCGCGCACAGTTACTCGAAGCCGTTCGCGGCGTCGCCGACAGCGTCGACGATGGCGACCTCGAGCCGGACGAGATCGACGTCGAGGACATCGAAGACCGACTGTACGACCGGCCCGTCCGCGACGTCGACCTGATCATCAGAACTGGCGGCGACGAGCGCACGTCGAACTTTCTCCCCTGGCACGCCAACGGCAACGAGGCAGCCGTGTTCTTCTGTACTCCGTACTGGCCTGAGTTCTCGAAAGCCGACTTCCTGCGCGGGATCCGCACGTACGAACACCGGGAAGAATCCTGGCGACGGACTCGTGCTCGACGAGCGCTTGCACTTCTCGGCGCTATCAGCGAACCCGAACTCGTCGAAGCCCACTCGATCGTCGACCGATTCCGCGATTCCCTTCCATCAGCCGAACGACCCGATTCCAGGGACGTCGAGGCCAACGACTCGAGTGGCCGGGCGGCCGACTGA
- a CDS encoding DUF92 domain-containing protein has product MTAPVRRAGVFALICTFSLAVPLFGPRVGAALAGGILLAAYVVTDGPIFELLAYPGDYEDSRLYGLITFVLSGVALGLMATAASMPVAVFVGTLLLVGFGNLGEQLVRLRTERSVVRVGAFCLAGTAAAVVGQTISHSLASNVVASIMPNVIFLAASGAFLAALLRDVLLRSDDPIVVLSVGLLLWLLAELEPSIGEWEILVALAVTIALGYASYHLETASIAGMLTGILLGLLTIVLGDYRWFAVLISFFAIGGLSTKFRYERKEALGVAEDNNGARGSGNVLGNAAVALVAVLGYAASDAGFLPWDPVLLLFAFAGSIATAMSDTLSSEIGSVFETPRLITTLEPVEPGTDGGVTWQGELAGIAGAAVVAGIAYGLFPDVGSTGVAIIVAAGIVGMTVDSLLGATLEGTMLGNQGVNFLATLSGALISAVLVLTFPVIA; this is encoded by the coding sequence GTGACAGCACCCGTTCGGCGAGCCGGCGTGTTTGCACTTATCTGTACGTTCTCGCTCGCCGTTCCGCTCTTCGGACCACGGGTGGGGGCCGCGCTCGCTGGCGGCATCCTGCTGGCCGCCTACGTCGTCACCGACGGTCCAATTTTCGAACTGCTTGCCTATCCGGGCGATTACGAGGATTCACGTCTGTACGGTCTCATAACGTTCGTTCTCTCGGGGGTCGCACTCGGCCTTATGGCGACTGCAGCGTCGATGCCGGTCGCCGTTTTCGTCGGAACGCTACTGCTCGTCGGCTTCGGCAACCTCGGCGAGCAATTGGTCAGACTACGGACCGAACGATCCGTCGTTCGCGTCGGTGCGTTCTGTCTCGCTGGCACGGCGGCCGCCGTCGTCGGGCAGACCATTTCGCACTCGCTTGCCAGCAACGTCGTCGCGTCGATAATGCCGAACGTCATCTTTCTCGCCGCGAGCGGGGCATTTCTCGCCGCGCTCCTCCGGGACGTTTTGTTGCGCTCCGACGATCCGATCGTCGTCCTCTCAGTTGGGCTCCTCCTCTGGCTGCTCGCCGAACTCGAACCGTCGATCGGCGAGTGGGAGATACTCGTTGCGCTCGCCGTCACTATCGCCCTCGGGTACGCGTCCTACCACCTCGAGACGGCATCCATCGCGGGTATGCTCACCGGGATCCTACTCGGCCTGCTGACGATCGTGCTGGGTGACTACCGCTGGTTCGCCGTCCTTATCTCGTTTTTCGCAATCGGTGGCCTCTCGACGAAGTTCCGGTACGAGCGAAAAGAAGCCCTCGGTGTCGCCGAAGACAACAACGGTGCACGCGGCAGCGGAAACGTCCTCGGCAACGCCGCCGTCGCCCTCGTTGCGGTGTTGGGGTATGCAGCCAGCGACGCTGGCTTTCTCCCCTGGGATCCCGTCCTCCTCCTGTTTGCCTTTGCCGGTTCCATTGCGACTGCGATGAGCGATACCCTCTCGAGCGAAATCGGCAGCGTCTTCGAGACGCCGCGACTGATCACTACTCTCGAGCCGGTCGAACCCGGCACGGACGGGGGCGTCACGTGGCAAGGCGAACTCGCGGGTATCGCTGGTGCGGCGGTCGTCGCGGGTATCGCCTACGGGCTGTTCCCCGACGTTGGGAGCACCGGTGTGGCGATCATCGTCGCCGCCGGCATCGTCGGAATGACCGTGGATAGCCTGCTGGGGGCGACGCTCGAAGGGACCATGCTGGGTAATCAGGGCGTCAACTTCCTCGCGACGTTGTCCGGTGCGCTCATCAGTGCCGTACTGGTGCTTACGTTCCCCGTCATCGCGTGA
- a CDS encoding DUF7344 domain-containing protein encodes MSSLETAPAVDVERFVRLTDVSLDEAYALLTNPRTRLTLHVLSSCGPPLPVSKLIDIVCSRDDGDTYDVRVSLVHVILPKLESHGILEYDRDAGLVYLDRPVVAVDTPITELRDDSDSPGTNSSPT; translated from the coding sequence ATGTCGTCCCTCGAAACCGCGCCCGCTGTCGACGTCGAGCGGTTCGTTCGGCTCACCGATGTGTCCCTCGACGAAGCGTACGCGCTCCTCACAAACCCCCGGACTCGCCTCACTCTCCACGTCCTCTCGTCGTGCGGACCGCCGCTTCCGGTCAGCAAACTGATCGATATCGTTTGCAGTCGGGACGACGGGGATACATACGACGTCCGCGTCTCGCTCGTTCACGTGATTCTACCGAAACTCGAGTCACACGGCATCCTCGAGTACGATCGCGACGCAGGATTGGTGTACCTCGATCGGCCAGTCGTTGCAGTCGATACGCCGATTACGGAACTCAGAGACGATTCCGACTCACCGGGCACGAACAGTTCGCCAACATGA